The Deinococcus roseus genome segment TCTCAATCTGCTTCCAGGAAAACTGCACCCCAAAAGCCTCCAGGGCTTCCAGAAGCTCCAGATGGACCCCATGAACTTCATTTTTCCAGTTTTGAATTTCAGCAGGCAACATGGTTTATTTTTGCATACCAAAAAAACCCTCTCCTTTCAGGAGAGGGAGCAGAGCGGGGTGAGGTTAAATCACTTCGCAGCAGCGTACAGTTCAGCCACTTTGTCCCAGTTGACCACGTTCCAGAAAGCAGAGATGTAGTCAGGGCGGCGGTTCTGGTAGTTCAGGTAGTAGGCGTGCTCCCAGACATCAAGGCCCAGGATGGGGGTGCCGCTCAGGCCAGCAACAGCTTCACCCATCAGGGGGCTGTCCTGGTTGGCGGTGGATCCCACAGCGAGGCTGCCATCAGGCTTGACGACCAGCCAGGCCCAGCCGCTGCCGAAACGGGTTGCGCCTGCAGCGGCAAATTTTTCTTTGAAGCTGTCCACGGAGCCGAAAGCGGCTTCGATGGCGTCTTTCAGTTCACCTTTCAGCTCGGTGCCGGTGCCCAGAACCTGCCAGAAGAAGCTGTGGTTCACGTGACCGCCAGCGTTGTTGCGCAGTGCGCCACGCTTGGCGTCAGGCACTTTGGAAAGATCAGCGACCAGCTCTTCGGGGCTGAGGGCTTGCAGGTCTTCGAGGCCTTCCAGAGCAGCATTGGCATTGTTGATGTATGCCTGGTGGTGCTTGGTGTGGTGGATCTCCATGGTGCGGGCATCAATGTGGGGCTCTAAAGCATCGTAAGCGTAAGGCAGCTGGGGCAATTCGTACTTGGGCATGGTAAAACCTCCAAAAAAAGATGTGTGGTCCGAAACGGGACGACTCTCATCATACCGGGAGTTGAGGGGGGCGAAGGGGGCTGGATTACAAATGTCCTAGAGGGTTCTGTTGTGGGTGACAGGTTGTTGTGCAGCAGAAGGCAAAAGGCTGAAAGCAGAAGGCTTTTACTGCACAGCCTTCGCTAAAGCATTTGTTGCCTTCTGCTTTCTGCTCTCACACAGCAGACATCATGCTTCTCTGCCTCTGAATCAAAATCTGCAAAAACAACTCTTCATCTTCCGGGGTGATGAACACCTTGCCCTTCGCGTGTTCCAGCAGCACTCCTCTGGAGGTGGTGGTGGCGATCACCTGGATGTTGCCCTGTTCACTGGCATACAGGCCCGTGAAGTAGCCGGGAACCCCAGTTCCCATCACCCGCAAGCTGATGGAGGGTTCCAGCACCTGGGCTTTGAGGTCTTTGATCGGCAGAACCTTCTGTCCAGAAAAACCTTTGAGGATCAGGCTCTGCTCGGTGATGATGTATTTCATGCGCAGGGGTCCCAGCACGGCCAGCAGGCAGATGCCCAGCACCAGCAGGGAGACAACCAGCAGCACAAAACTGGGAATGAAATTCTGCTCTTCTGCATTGCGGGTGATCCAGAACACGTATCCCGTCAGGATCAGCATGATGGCACTGAACACCCACCAGAGGGTCAGGCGTGATTTCTCAGGCGGGTGCGGTGTGAAGACAGTTTGCATGCGGCAGACACCTCTGTGATTGAGAAAACCTGAATTTCAGATCTTTCTCATTCTATGACGTTTTTGTGGCGCTGCACGTTCATGGTGTTGCAGTTTTTTTGTTACAAAGAGGACTCAGCCGGGCAGGTCTGCTTCGGTTCCACCCAGGGTCAGCCACGCCCCTGTCATGTCTGCGGGTAAATTTGCCTGCAGGTCCAGCATTTTCCCTGTCTCGGGATGGGGAATTTGCAGCCTGAACGCATGCAGGGCCTGTCTGGGAATGGCCGGGTGGGCCTTCCCGTACACCTCATCTCCCAGCACAGGGGCTTTGAGGTGCTGCAGGTGCACCCGGATCTGGTGGGTGCGTCCCGTGCGGGGTTTTGCTTGCACCAGGGCATACCAGCGGCCCGCTTCATCCCGCACTTCTGCCAGGGTCTGGAAGTGGGTCTGGGATTCACGGGAAGCGGCCCCTCCCACCGTCATCATCTGGCGCTGCACCGGATGGCGACCCACCGGGGCATCCAGGGTGATGATTTTTCCCTGGTTCACCCGTCCTGTGGTGATGGCCAGGTAGGTTTTCTGGGTGGTGCGTTCCTTGAAGGCTTCTGCCAGTCTGGCATGGGCCAGCACGGTTTTTGCGACCACAATCACCCCAGAAGTGTCCCGGTCCAGACGGTGCACAATGCCCGGACGGTAGCCTTCTTCCCCGAAGTCCTGGTCTGCATCTGGAAGCTGGATGCGTCCCATCAAGGCATTCACCAGTGTTCCGGTCACAATGCCCTGCGAGGGGTGCGTCATCATGCCCGGAGGTTTGTTGACGGCAATCAGGTGTTCGTCTTCGTAAATCACCTCCAAAGGGACATCTTCTGCCACCACATGCATGGGTTTCTCGGGGGGAATCTGGAAGGTCACCTCTTCCCCACCCTTGAGTTTGAATCCGGTGCGGGTGATGGCCTCTCCGGTCACCTGCACCAGTCCGGCCTCGATCCACTGCTGAACCTGGGAACGGGAATACACGGTGTGCAAGCTGACCTGCTGATCCAGACGGCCTTTTTCAGCCGTGAAAGTGTGGGTTTCCACTCAGGCTTCCCGGATTTCCTGGGGGGTGATCTGGTAGCGGGTGCCGCACCAGTCACACACCACTTCCTGACCTCCGGCCTCGATCATCTCTTCGCGCTCTGCTTCAGAGAAGTACTGGATGCTGCCAATGGCTTTCTCTCTGGAGCAGCGGCACTGCAACCGGATGGGCAGGGGTTCCTCCATCTGCTCAAAACCCAGGCCTTCGGTGGCTTTTTCAATCACTTCAATCAGGCTTCTGCCCCTGAGCGCTTCAGTGACCGGACCCAGGCTCTTGATGTTCTTCTCCAGGGTTTGCAGGGTGGCTTCGCTGGCTCCGGGCATCACCTGGATCAACAGTCCTCCGGCAGTGTGGACTTTTCCGCCTTCCAGATACACCCCAAGCAGCAGGGCACTGGGCACCTGTTCGCTTTTCACCAGGTAAAAAGTCAGGTCATCGGCAATCTCGCCACTCACCAGAGCCGTGCTGG includes the following:
- a CDS encoding RluA family pseudouridine synthase, whose protein sequence is METHTFTAEKGRLDQQVSLHTVYSRSQVQQWIEAGLVQVTGEAITRTGFKLKGGEEVTFQIPPEKPMHVVAEDVPLEVIYEDEHLIAVNKPPGMMTHPSQGIVTGTLVNALMGRIQLPDADQDFGEEGYRPGIVHRLDRDTSGVIVVAKTVLAHARLAEAFKERTTQKTYLAITTGRVNQGKIITLDAPVGRHPVQRQMMTVGGAASRESQTHFQTLAEVRDEAGRWYALVQAKPRTGRTHQIRVHLQHLKAPVLGDEVYGKAHPAIPRQALHAFRLQIPHPETGKMLDLQANLPADMTGAWLTLGGTEADLPG
- the hslO gene encoding Hsp33 family molecular chaperone HslO; this translates as MSSYLIKGTAAEGTLRVLAAQTTETVQESSDRHNLSMTATAALGRLITGAALFAQVISKHEKSRVTLRVQGGGPIGYLLAEGSTDGSVRGYVANPHADLPPRTTDGKLDVGGLVGNDGDVAVMRLLENTDPYTSSTALVSGEIADDLTFYLVKSEQVPSALLLGVYLEGGKVHTAGGLLIQVMPGASEATLQTLEKNIKSLGPVTEALRGRSLIEVIEKATEGLGFEQMEEPLPIRLQCRCSREKAIGSIQYFSEAEREEMIEAGGQEVVCDWCGTRYQITPQEIREA
- a CDS encoding PH domain-containing protein; amino-acid sequence: MQTVFTPHPPEKSRLTLWWVFSAIMLILTGYVFWITRNAEEQNFIPSFVLLVVSLLVLGICLLAVLGPLRMKYIITEQSLILKGFSGQKVLPIKDLKAQVLEPSISLRVMGTGVPGYFTGLYASEQGNIQVIATTTSRGVLLEHAKGKVFITPEDEELFLQILIQRQRSMMSAV
- a CDS encoding superoxide dismutase, whose product is MPKYELPQLPYAYDALEPHIDARTMEIHHTKHHQAYINNANAALEGLEDLQALSPEELVADLSKVPDAKRGALRNNAGGHVNHSFFWQVLGTGTELKGELKDAIEAAFGSVDSFKEKFAAAGATRFGSGWAWLVVKPDGSLAVGSTANQDSPLMGEAVAGLSGTPILGLDVWEHAYYLNYQNRRPDYISAFWNVVNWDKVAELYAAAK